From a region of the Synechococcus sp. PCC 7335 genome:
- a CDS encoding type II toxin-antitoxin system VapC family toxin translates to MSANKTDKQSQTVVLDASALLAFLLDEAGHKQVDAVIAESVMSSVNWCEVVQQMVKRETDMLGCRESLEVLGMSIIPFDAIAAEQTAELWPGSRAYGLSLGDRACIALGMAMKVPVLTGDRVWADAYPNSLVQLIR, encoded by the coding sequence ATGTCAGCCAATAAAACGGATAAACAGTCGCAAACAGTGGTACTAGATGCTTCCGCTCTGTTGGCATTTTTATTAGATGAGGCAGGGCACAAGCAGGTAGATGCAGTAATCGCTGAATCTGTCATGTCGAGCGTGAACTGGTGTGAGGTCGTGCAGCAGATGGTAAAGCGAGAAACCGATATGTTGGGCTGTCGGGAGAGTTTAGAAGTTTTGGGTATGTCAATTATTCCTTTTGATGCGATCGCGGCTGAGCAAACGGCTGAACTTTGGCCAGGGTCTCGTGCCTATGGATTGTCGCTAGGCGATCGCGCTTGCATTGCGCTGGGGATGGCAATGAAGGTTCCTGTTTTGACGGGCGATCGCGTTTGGGCCGATGCCTATCCCAACTCTCTTGTTCAACTCATTCGTTAA
- a CDS encoding AbrB/MazE/SpoVT family DNA-binding domain-containing protein produces the protein MASSAIEVKVGDSGRLVIPAELRHQMDLHPGDRLVAQIDDEGRLTFEKAETIKQRLKQQFAHLKGQGVIDDLIDERRAAARMET, from the coding sequence ATGGCAAGTTCGGCAATTGAAGTGAAAGTTGGGGACAGTGGACGGCTCGTTATTCCAGCTGAATTGCGGCATCAGATGGATCTCCATCCAGGAGATCGTCTAGTTGCGCAGATTGACGATGAGGGGCGACTAACTTTTGAAAAGGCAGAAACGATTAAGCAGCGTCTCAAACAGCAGTTTGCTCATTTGAAAGGGCAAGGTGTGATTGATGATTTGATTGATGAGCGGCGAGCAGCGGCGCGGATGGAGACGTGA